From Polaribacter haliotis:
GACAAATGGGAAAGAAACACCAATTGGCTAACTTCTAAGCCTCTATACACTTGGTATGGTATTACAGTAAATACTGATCAGAGAGTTGTTAAAATTGAGCTACCAGAAAATAGAAAAAACAAAAAACTTCCATTTGGTGGTGTTGAAGAATTAATGTATCAAAATATACCCGTCAATGTTGGAGATTTAGAAAAACTAGAAGTTTTAAACCTTTATAACAATAGGCTAAAAGGTAGTATTCCAAAAGAAATTAAAAATTTACAAAACTTAAAAGAATTAGTTCTTTATCAAAATAAGTTAAGTGGTGAAATTCCAAAAGAACTAAGTGAATTGACTTCGCTTAAAATTATCGATTTAGAGTATAATGAATTAACTGGAGAAATCCCAAAAAAACTTGAGAACTTAACAAGGTTAAAAGAACTATGGTTAGATCACAATAAACTAACGGGTACAATTCCTATAGAATTAGGAAAGTTAAGTAACCTTGAAGAGTTGTGGTTAGGAAACAGTGAGCTTTCTGGGACTATCCCAAAGGAATTAGGAAATTTAAGATTCTTAAAAAGTTTATACATTTCAGAAACTAATGTTTCAGGTTCCATTCCTAAAGAAATTGGTAATATGGTGTCTTTAGAAAATTTATATTTATTTGATAATAAACTAACAGGAGAAATACCATTAGAAATTGAAAATTTAAAGTACTTAAGCGAATTGTTTTTATCTAAAAATCAATTAATTGGTAGTATTCCAAAAGAAATAAGTAAAATAACAGGGCTCAATAAATTATATTTATCTAATAATAATTTAAAAGGTAATATACCAAAAGAATTAGAAAACCTTTCATTACTTTCAGAGTTTGTAGCAAGTAGTAATAATTTTACAGGAAACTTGCCTTTTAATTTTTCAAAATTCTCAAATCTGCAAGTTTTACAACTCCATGATAATAAATTAAGTGGCAACTTACCTGAAGAAATTGTAACTCTTCCAGTAATTAAAAAATTAGCTTTAAGTTATAATGAATTTTCAGGAGAAATACCTTCTAGTTATGTTAATTTTAATAGTATAGAGGAAATATATTTAAATAATAATAATCTAACAGGGGAAATACCAAGTGATTTAAATAAGCTAGCAACCTTAGAAATATTATCACTAAGTAACAATAACTTATTAGGTAATATACCTGAAGAATTGGCTTACAACCCTAATCTTAAAAAAATATATTTAAATAATAATAATTTAACTGGTACTATACCAACATTATTTGAAGATTATAGATTAGAAGGAGGAAGGGAGATTATTTTGAGTAACAATAAACTCTCAGGCTTTATACCTAAAGTCAATTTATATTCTTCTGATAGTTTTTCAAATGTCATAGGCTCACGTTATTCAGGACCATTAGTAGTAGATAATAACCTTTTGTTATTTGGGGATTTAGAAGAAAACTTTATATCGAATTTTGGTTTTTTTAATCGTCAATTAAATAGGTACTCCCCACAGTCTAAAATCTCTGAAGATGAAACTAAACACCTCTCAATTGGTTCTTCTCTTAACATAGATGCCACAACTACAGGTACATCAAATAATTATCAATGGTACAAAGATGGTGTAATTTTAAATGGAGAAACCAACGCACTGCTAAATATAAACAATCTTCAAAGTTCTCATTTTGGAGATTATCAATGTAATATCACTAATACTATTGTAACAGATTTAATTCTACAAACAGGAACTTATTCAATCATCAATGATGCTACAGCTTCAGTAAATGATGATAGCCTAAAAAATGTTACTCTCTATCCAAATCCAACTAAAGATTTATTAACCATCCAAACAGAAGAAAACATTTCAAAGGTTATTATCTATAATCTTTTAGGTAAAAAATTATCTACTCATAAAAACACAAAAAAAATAGATATTAGAGACCTTGCTAAGGGTGTATATTTTGCTCATATTTTCTCTAATAACGATAAAAAAGCGGTAACAAAGATTATAAAAGAGTAATAAAATAATTGGCTTTAAACTAACGCTCTATCAAGCCAGGAGCAATAAAACTTAATTAAAAATGAAAAAACCACTTTTAACTTTAGCATTATTTTTATGCTGTCAAATTTTTTACTCACAAGTATATGTTGAGGATAAAAATATTAATGATTTAAAAGATGTAAAGTACATTGAATTAGTAGGTGTTAATACTTCATTGTTTGGTGTGAAAATGAAAGTCTTTGTAGATTATGGAGCAGAAGTAAAATTTCTCAAAAATCAAAAAATAAAGGACGCAGAAGGGAACGTGAAAAAGTTTAATACGATGATTGCAGCATTAAATTTCATGTACAATAACGGTTGGGAATTTGTCAATTATAATTTAACTTTTATGGGCAAAAAAGCGACATATATTTATCTTCTTAAAAAGGCTGAAAAATGAAAAAAATAATATTATTATTTACAGTAATCTTAATTAGTTCTTGTTCAAGTTCTGATGAATCAGAAAATCCTTTTGACGGGGAATTAGTAGCAACAGTTTGGTTAGGAACGGAAGATGATGAAGGAGAAAGCTATACGTTTATATCAAACCTAGATTTTAAGTATGTTGGAGAGGGAACTATTGAGTCTGGAACATACACATTTAATGATTCTAGCGGTATATTTTCTTTTTCTTCTTCTGGAGACATTTCGTTTACAAT
This genomic window contains:
- a CDS encoding leucine-rich repeat domain-containing protein is translated as MKNTHLTLILFYIIFVYVNKTNAQAPSNDLVENAIEITSFPFSDEDVSIYLGEDEVIKNSCDISLNKNVFYKFKAVENALITTKMTVDFYNANYLTNPNIWGEYVNGIYKLQYPTRILIYESQSLSINNENDLKLISTCDNLLETNFEVEKNKYYYISFYNRLEDYYGEPLKTNLTFKSEESIYQLEKAALIDFYNNTNGDAWGDKTNWLSSKPLKTWKGVQTAVIDNKEYVAALILDDNNLSSSRLPNTFVNLKKLKQINLSGNNLENEFISTIPKLSELVFLDLSSNNLSGQIPNSLKELNNLMYLDLSFNKLTGNIPIYFSDFQKYFDLYLNNNNLSGIIPNLNHFDIYNIKYNLFDICDLESYYTQYENIINPKSFSFYPQEKVIETPIINVNDDLIVSQGDSRVLSLSNLKCGEATYQWYKNFFKLNGSTFKELNLENITHEDYGEYFCVVNYDFNLPTEASNITFITEEVSIGDGKNPNESDDYSTLVSFYNSLEGDKWERNTNWLTSKPLYTWYGITVNTDQRVVKIELPENRKNKKLPFGGVEELMYQNIPVNVGDLEKLEVLNLYNNRLKGSIPKEIKNLQNLKELVLYQNKLSGEIPKELSELTSLKIIDLEYNELTGEIPKKLENLTRLKELWLDHNKLTGTIPIELGKLSNLEELWLGNSELSGTIPKELGNLRFLKSLYISETNVSGSIPKEIGNMVSLENLYLFDNKLTGEIPLEIENLKYLSELFLSKNQLIGSIPKEISKITGLNKLYLSNNNLKGNIPKELENLSLLSEFVASSNNFTGNLPFNFSKFSNLQVLQLHDNKLSGNLPEEIVTLPVIKKLALSYNEFSGEIPSSYVNFNSIEEIYLNNNNLTGEIPSDLNKLATLEILSLSNNNLLGNIPEELAYNPNLKKIYLNNNNLTGTIPTLFEDYRLEGGREIILSNNKLSGFIPKVNLYSSDSFSNVIGSRYSGPLVVDNNLLLFGDLEENFISNFGFFNRQLNRYSPQSKISEDETKHLSIGSSLNIDATTTGTSNNYQWYKDGVILNGETNALLNINNLQSSHFGDYQCNITNTIVTDLILQTGTYSIINDATASVNDDSLKNVTLYPNPTKDLLTIQTEENISKVIIYNLLGKKLSTHKNTKKIDIRDLAKGVYFAHIFSNNDKKAVTKIIKE